Proteins encoded within one genomic window of Glycine soja cultivar W05 chromosome 1, ASM419377v2, whole genome shotgun sequence:
- the LOC114424052 gene encoding uncharacterized protein LOC114424052, with protein sequence MCEMIGKYGLGYRPPSYHDVREKLLKQAVQKTDDSLQEFRDEWKRIGCSIMSDGWTDKKRRSICNFLVNSSKGTIFLYSLDTSDISKTTDKVFKMLDDVVKFVGEENVVQVITDNVANFKAAGELLMHTRPHLYWTPCAARCIDLILEDLEKHLKVHEVTIKKGRKITTYIYGRTMLISMLEKYTNGRDLVRPGMTRFATAYLTLACLHEMKASLMRLFSSEEWKKSKFGTSQEGRKVEDSVLDNRFWKNVSICLKAAAPLMVVLRLVDSDQQPTMGFIYVEMDRAKERIKSNFNNVKKNYEPVWEIIDKRWENQLYRPLHAAAYYLNPQLHFEDDFKKDNGEVKEGLFICMMRLVKDVGVRNKINRQLLEFHFAIGLFSMENAINSRKTMPPAEWWEMFRDGCPKLKWFAIRVLSLTCSSFGCERNWSSFEMVHTKRRNCLHQKKMNDLVYVMYNLKLKSRQTRKTVALPFEDMESDDEWITEEGDDIFDEDNLQVEQEQPLGESGSESNVDLVGGSLTDPTLDAFDIDNLVLNDNVEDHFSTEEELEDDGGGGDIGDDFIRGLMDI encoded by the exons ATGTGTGAGATGATCGGGAAATATGGACTTGGCTATAGACCTCCATCTTATCATGATGTTAGAGAAAAGCTATTGAAACAAGCAGTGCAAAAAACTGATGATAGTTTGCAAGAGTTTAGGGATGAGTGGAAGAGAATTGGTTGTTCAATAATGTCTGATGGGTGGACAGATAAAAAAAGGCGttcaatttgtaattttttggtGAACAGCTCAAAAGGAACAATATTTCTATATTCCTTAGACACTTCTGACATCTCAAAAACAACTGACAAAGTTTTTAAGATGTTAGATGATGTTGTCAAATTTGTTGGAGAAGAGAATGTAGTTCAAGTGATTACTGATAATGTTGCGAATTTCAAAGCAGCAGGAGAATTGTTGATGCATACTCGGCCACATTTGTATTGGACTCCATGTGCTGCCCGTTGCATTGATCTGATACTTGAGGACTTGGAGAAACATTTGAAGGTTCATGAAGTTACTATAAAGAAGGGAAGAAAGATAACAACTTATATATATGGTAGAACAATGCTTATTAGCATGCTAGAGAAGTACACAAATGGTAGGGACTTGGTTAGACCAGGTATGACTAGATTTGCAACTGCTTACTTGACTTTAGCTTGTCTCCATGAAATGAAAGCATCTTTGATGAGGTTGTTCAGTTCTGAGGAGTGGAAAAAAAGTAAGTTTGGAACTTCACAGGAGGGGAGAAAAGTAGAAGATTCAGTTTTGGATAATAGATTTTGGAAGAATGTATCCATATGCCTCAAAGCTGCTGCCCCTCTTATGGTAGTCCTTCGATTGGTGGATTCTGATCAACAACCTACCATGGGTTTCATATATGTTGAGATGGATCGTGCAAAGGAAAGGATTAAAAGTAACTTCAATAATGTGAAGAAAAA TTATGAACCTGTTTGGGAAATTATTGATAAGAGGTGGGAGAACCAACTTTATAGGCCTTTGCATGCAGCTGCATATTATCTTAATCCTCAATTGCATTTTGAAgatgattttaaaaaagataatggaGAAGTGAAAGAAGGATTGTTTATTTGTATGATGAGATTGGTAAAGGATGTTGGGGTAAGGAACAAAATTAATAGGCAGCTTCTTGAATTTCATTTTGCCATAGGTCTTTTTTCTATGGAGAATGCAATAAACTCTAGGAAGACTATGCCACCTGCAGAATGGTGGGAAATGTTCAGGGATGGATGTCCAAAATTAAAGTGGTTTGCTATTCGTGTTTTGAGCTTAACTTGCAGTTCTTTTGGATGTGAGCGTAATTGGAGCTCATTTGAAATG gtTCATACAAAAAGGAGAAATTGTTtgcatcaaaagaaaatgaatgactTAGTTTATGTCATGTACAACTTGAAGCTCAAAAGTAGACAAACAAGAAAAACGGTTGCTCTTCCATTTGAAGATATGGAATCTGATGATGAGTGGATAACAGAAGAGGGAGATGATATATTTGATGAAGACAATCTCCAAGTTGAGCAAGAGCAACCTTTAGGGGAAAGTGGTAGCGAAAGTAATGTTGATTTGGTTGGGGGAAGTTTAACTGATCCAACTTTGGATGCATTTGATATTGACAATTTGGTATTGAATGACAATGTTGAAGATCATTTCTCAACTGAGGAAGAGCTTGaagatgatggtggtggtggtgatattGGAGATGATTTTATTAGAGGATTGATGgacatttga